The Chanodichthys erythropterus isolate Z2021 chromosome 14, ASM2448905v1, whole genome shotgun sequence genome window below encodes:
- the pou1f1 gene encoding pituitary-specific positive transcription factor 1, producing MTCQAFSTTDSFTTLSGDSAALPLLMHHSGAADCLPVSSHAANMVNPVHSGLPLVQSSKRSHMHLSTSALSNASASLHYPMPPCHYSNQQTTYGMMAAQEMLSASISQTRILQTCSVPHANMVNGANSLQGALAPRLYKFPEHGLGGGSCALTHSFPPLPQALLTDEPTLGDIKQELRRKSRPLEEPPDMDSPQIRELEKFANDFKLRRIKLGYTQTNVGEALAAVHGSEFSQTTICRFENLQLSFKNACKLKSILAKWLEEAEQAGALFNEKMGMHERKRKRRTTISLGAKEALERNFVEKSKPSSQEIVRMAEGLHLEKEVVRVWFCNRRQREKRVKTSLHHSSFMAKETAACRP from the exons ATGACCTGCCAGGCCTTCAGCACCACCGACTCCTTCACAACTCTGAGCGGAGATTCGGCTGCTCTGCCGCTGCTCATGCATCACAGCGGAGCCGCAGACTGTCTGCCCGTCTCCAGCCATGCTGCCAACATGGTGAATCCAG TTCACTCAGGTCTCCCACTGGTCCAGTCATCCAAACGCTCTCATATGCACCTGTCCACTTCTGCTTTAAGTAATGCGTCAGCCAGCCTGCACTACCCAATGCCCCCGTGTCACTATAGCAACCAGCAGACCACCTACGGCATGATGGCAG CACAGGAAATGCTCTCTGCCAGCATCTCCCAGACCCGCATCCTGCAGACCTGCAGCGTGCCTCATGCCAACATGGTCAACGGAGCCAACTCACTGCAAG GAGCTCTGGCTCCACGCCTCTATAAGTTCCCTGAGCACGGTTTGGGTGGGGGCTCTTGTGCTTTGACCCACAGCTTCCCGCCGCTGCCCCAGGCCCTGCTCACGGACGAACCCACTCTAGGTGACATCAAGCAGGAGCTGCGCAGGAAAAGTCGGCCCCTGGAAGAGCCGCCCGATATGGACTCACCTCAGATCCGTGAACTGGAGAAGTTTGCTAATGACTTCAAACTGAGGAGGATCAAACTAG GTTACACACAGACCAATGTGGGTGAAGCACTGGCGGCTGTGCACGGCTCTGAATTCAGCCAAACCACCATCTGCCGCTTCGAGAACTTGCAGCTCAGCTTCAAAAACGCCTGCAAGCTCAAATCTATCCTGGCAAAGTGGCTGGAGGAGGCTGAGCAAGCCGGTG CTCTTTTTAATGAGAAGATGGGCATGCATGAGCGTAAACGGAAACGGAGAACAACCATCAG TCTTGGGGCTAAGGAAGCCTTAGAAAGAAATTTTGTGGAGAAGAGCAAGCCATCGTCTCAGGAGATTGTGCGAATGGCAGAGGGTCTCCATCTGGAGAAGGAAGTGGTCCGCGTGTGGTTCTGTAACCGCCGGCAGAGGGAGAAGAGGGTGAAGACCAGCCTACACCACAGCTCGTTCATGGCCAAAGAGACTGCAGCCTGTAGACCCTGA